The Malus domestica chromosome 10, GDT2T_hap1 genome contains a region encoding:
- the LOC114823519 gene encoding uncharacterized protein, translating into MDVMIRKSYGGYSKLDKEDPEDVNHRRAQFLIYKVLLQAEMRRRPSNLRIRIRKLKVKIGRRLKKLRKSMLLGISAARVCVYKRVFNQLKTCMTLFGRGDQGTVNATLPVLLT; encoded by the coding sequence ATGGATGTGATGATCAGAAAGTCGTACGGCGGCTACTCGAAGTTGGACAAGGAAGATCCTGAAGATGTAAATCATCGACGGGCGCAGTTCCTGATCTACAAAGTGTTGCTGCAAGCAGAAATGCGGCGAAGGCCTTCGAATTTGAGGATTCGGATACGTAAACTGAAGGTGAAGATTGGGAGGAGATTAAAGAAGTTGAGGAAGAGCATGCTTCTAGGTATATCTGCCGCCAGGGTTTGTGTTTATAAGCGAGTTTTTAATCAACTAAAAACTTGCATGACCTTGTTTGGCCGCGGAGATCAGGGAACTGTCAATGCAACTCTTCCAGTTTTGCTTACCTGA
- the LOC103412534 gene encoding iron-sulfur cluster assembly SufBD family protein ABCI8, chloroplastic-like, which produces MASLLANGISRFSAQSAAEPPKFPKGFHPKLDSLKLSGQKTPAPKTVFRVRADVGYDPKPIESDSGTSGKLSIEEFLRNREYDKKFGFNIDIDSFSIPKGLSRETIRLIWTLKGEPDWMLEFRLNAFEKFLTMKEPQWSDNRYPAINFQDMCYYSAPKKKPTLKNLDEADPELLKYFDRLGVPLNEQNRLANVAVDAVLDSVSIATTHRKALEEKGVIFCSISEAIREYPDLVRKHLGRVVPTGDNYYAALNSAVFSDGSFCYIPKDTKCPMQISTYFRINALETGQFERTLIVADDRSFVEYLEGCTAPSYDTNQLHAAVVELYCGEGAEIKYSTVQNWYAGDEQGKGGIYNFVTKRGLCAGARSKISWTQVETGSAITWKYPSVVLEGDDSVGEFYSVALTNNYQQADTGTKMIHKGKNTRSRIISKGISAGNSRNCYRGLVQVQSKAENAKNSSQCDSMLIGDTAAANTYPYIQVKNPSARIEHEASTSKIGEDQLFYFQQRGIEYEKAMAAMISGFCRDVFNELPDEFGSEVNQLIGLKLENSVG; this is translated from the exons ATGGCGTCTCTGCTAGCCAACGGAATCTCCAGATTCTCTGCCCAATCCGCCGCAGAACCGCCCAAGTTCCCAAAGGGGTTTCACCCAAAGCTCGATTCTTTGAAGCTTTCGGGTCAGAAAACCCCTGCTCCGAAAACAGTCTTTCGGGTGCGAGCAGATGTCGGGTACGACCCAAAACCGATTGAATCCGATTCGGGCACCTCAGGTAAGCTGTCGATTGAGGAATTTCTTCGCAATCGCGAGTACGATAAGAAATTTGGGTTTAATATCGATATAGATTCGTTTTCGATTCCGAAAGGGCTTTCTAGGGAGACGATTAGGTTGATTTGGACGCTGAAAGGCGAGCCTGATTGGATGCTTGAATTTAGATTGAATGCTTTTGAGAAGTTTTTGACCATGAAGGAGCCCCAATGGTCTGATAATCGATACCCTGCAATTAATTTCCAAGATATGTGTTATTACTCTGCACCCAAGAAGAAACCCACATTGAAGAACCTCGATGAGGCAGACCCGGAGCTTCTTAAGTACTTTGATAGGTTGGGAGTGCCGTTGAATGAGCAGAATCGATTGGCCAATGTTGCGGTGGACGCAGTTCTTGATAGTGTGTCGATAGCCACCACACATAGGAAGGCTTTGGAGGAAAAAGGAGTGATCTTTTGTTCGATATCGGAGGCTATTAGGGAGTACCCGGATTTAGTTAGGAAGCATTTGGGTAGAGTGGTGCCTACTGGGGATAATTATTATGCTGCTTTGAACTCTGCGGTGTTTAGTGATGGATCATTTTGTTACATACCAAAGGACACTAAATGCCCGATGCAGATTTCAACTTACTTTCGGATAAACGCGTTGGAGACGGGGCagtttgagaggactttgataGTGGCTGATGATAGGAGTTTTGTGGAGTATTTGGAGGGGTGTACTGCGCCGTCATATGATACAAACCAGCTTCATGCTGCAGTGGTAGAGTTGTATTGTGGTGAGGGGGCGGAAATTAAGTACTCCACAGTGCAGAATTGGTATGCCGGGGATGAGCAAGGGAAGGGTGGGATTTATAATTTCGTTACCAAGCGAGGGCTTTGTGCTGGGGCTCGCTCGAAAATATCTTGGACACAGGTGGAGACAGGGTCTGCAATTACTTGGAAATATCCGAGTGTTGTTTTGGAGGGCGATGATTCTGTGGGCGAGTTCTATTCAGTCGCTTTGACTAATAATTATCAGCAGGCAGACACAGGTACAAAGATGATACACAAGGGCAAAAATACAAGAAGTAGAATTATTTCAAAGGGCATTTCAGCTGGGAATTCAAGGAACTGTTATCGGGGCCTTGTGCAGGTTCAATCCAAGGCAGAGAATGCTAAAAATTCCTCACAGTGTGATTCAATGCTTATTGGAGATACTGCGGCTGCCAACACCTACCCATACATCCAG GTAAAGAATCCCTCAGCTCGAATCGAACACGAAGCAAGTACTTCCAAAATTGGTGAAGACCAGCTATTCTACTTTCAACAAAGGGGAATCGAGTATGAGAAAGCCATGGCCGCTATGATATCTGGGTTTTGCCGGGATGTATTCAACGAGCTCCCTGACGAGTTTGGGTCTGAGGTGAACCAGTTGATTGGCTTGAAGCTTGAAAATTCAGTCGGTTAG
- the LOC103412535 gene encoding uncharacterized protein isoform X1, which translates to MNQQIQGTGSLSSSDPPMKRKRGRPRKDENLAPAENPTVIPGPDSSKKTKQNASTSDDVENEMVGQVVTGVIEGSFDAGYLLNVRVGDTDTQLRGVVFLQEKITPITPANDIAPHIMMCKRREIPIPPLNPQSQRYESAHPSEQSNRQPVEVKPQIPTVPNQIQSSVPQSGILESLENKPFSFVTPPVVNLPKNDAVPPLGGKVMPQQFPEPGTDNQSAPTMPKPEHNNVVEQEKVLEEVEAATIMEGPNGVEANEASKTETAAGPIAALPGVEPVCKAPEIQIQAAGSEKSASAPYEVKRFRLELNQMPVFGEPRVTTVMPVVELNHTPVFAESARIAAMPVIETKGKDNQIQPQAVDSEKSALVHDGAKSPNLELNQTPVFAEPASVALIPGIETVCKNSQIQPPDVSPETSSLVHDAVKCVDIELNQTPFAAPVTIPSESKIAAEGSIPLGTAEPQIPTSDGISNMEYDVEDVIPAAQS; encoded by the coding sequence ATGAATCAACAGATTCAGGGAACAGGCTCTCTATCTTCGTCAGACCCCCCTATGAAGCGAAAACGTGGACGTCCACGTAAGGATGAAAACTTGGCTCCTGCAGAGAACCCAACTGTGATCCCAGGACCTGACAGTTCGAAGAAAACCAAACAGAATGCAAGTACAAGTGATGATGTTGAGAATGAAATGGTAGGCCAGGTAGTCACTGGCGTGATTGAGGGGTCATTTGATGCTGGATATCTTCTGAATGTTAGGGTCGGAGACACCGACACTCAGCTGAGGGGTGTTGTGTTTCTGCAGGAGAAAATCACTCCCATTACTCCAGCAAATGACATTGCTCCTCATATTATGATGTGCAAAAGAAGAGAAATTCCCATACCGCCTCTCAACCCACAATCTCAGCGTTATGAGTCCGCCCACCCATCAGAACAAAGTAATAGGCAACCTGTTGAGGTGAAACCCCAAATACCTACTGTTCCTAACCAAATTCAATCCTCTGTCCCTCAGTCTGGAATCCTGgagtcacttgaaaacaaacCTTTCTCTTTTGTGACTCCGCCGGTTGTGAACTTGCCGAAGAATGATGCAGTCCCGCCCTTGGGAGGAAAAGTCATGCCACAGCAATTTCCGGAACCTGGAACTGATAACCAATCTGCCCCTACTATGCCCAAGCCAGAGCATAATAACGTTGTTGAACAGGAGAAAGTGCTGGAGGAAGTTGAAGCTGCCACAATAATGGAAGGGCCAAATGGTGTAGAGGCCAATGAGGCATCAAAAACAGAAACAGCAGCTGGACCAATTGCTGCCCTACCAGGTGTTGAACCCGTATGTAAGGCTCCTGAAATTCAAATTCAGGCTGCGGGTTCTGAAAAGAGTGCATCGGCTCCTTATGAAGTAAAGAGATTCAGACTTGAACTCAACCAAATGCCTGTATTCGGTGAACCTAGAGTGACCACTGTCATGCCAGTTGTTGAACTCAACCACACGCCTGTATTTGCTGAATCCGCAAGAATTGCTGCCATGCCAGTCATCGAAACCAAAGGTAAGGATAATCAAATTCAACCTCAGGCTGTGGATTCTGAAAAGAGCGCATTGGTTCATGATGGTGCAAAAAGCCCGAATCTCGAGCTCAACCAAACTCCTGTATTTGCTGAACCTGCCTCTGTTGCTCTCATACCAGGCATTGAAACCGTATGCAAGAATTCTCAAATTCAACCTCCAGATGTCAGTCCTGAAACGAGTTCATTGGTTCATGATGCGGTAAAGTGCGTGGACATAGAACTCAACCAAACTCCTTTTGCTGCTCCGGTTACTATACCATCCGAATCAAAGATTGCTGCAGAAGGATCTATTCCTCTGGGAACTGCCGAACCTCAAATCCCTACTTCTGATGGCATTAGCAACATGGAGTATGACGTCGAAGATGTCATTCCAGCTGCACAATCGTAG
- the LOC103412536 gene encoding mediator of RNA polymerase II transcription subunit 21, whose amino-acid sequence MDIISQLQGQVNAIASLTFNTFGTLQRDSPPVRLSPNYPEPPANPTEDAADFAQQPKLMGAALVKAAKQFDALVAALPLADGGEEGQLKRIAELQAENDAVGQELQRQLEAAEKELREVRELFGQSVENCLNLKKPD is encoded by the exons ATGGATATAATCTCCCAATTACAGGGACAAGTGAACGCAATTGCTTCTCTTACCTTCAATACCTTTGGGACACTACAAAGGGATTCTCCTCCAGTCCGACTTTCACCAAATTACCCAGAACCACCAGCTAATCCTACCGAGGATGCTGCTGATTTTGCCCAACAACCCAAGCTCATGGGCGCAGCTCTTGTTAAGGCTGCTAAGCAG TTTGATGCATTAGTTGCAGCACTTCCATTAGCCGATGGAGGTGAAGAAGGGCAGCTGAAACGGATTGCAGAACTGCAG GCCGAAAATGATGCTGTCGGCCAAGAACTCCAGAGACAACTCGAAGCTGCAG AGAAAGAATTAAGGGAGGTCCGCGAATTGTTCGGCCAATCGGTAGAAAATTGCTTGAACCTGAAGAAACCTGACTGA
- the LOC103412535 gene encoding uncharacterized protein isoform X2, whose protein sequence is MNQQIQGTGSLSSSDPPMKRKRGRPRKDENLAPAENPTVIPGPDSSKKTKQNASTSDDVENEMVGQVVTGVIEGSFDAGYLLNVRVGDTDTQLRGVVFLQEKITPITPANDIAPHIMMCKRREIPIPPLNPQSQRYESAHPSEQSNRQPVEVKPQIPTVPNQIQSSVPQSGILESLENKPFSFVTPPVVNLPKNDAVPPLGGKVMPQQFPEPGTDNQSAPTMPKPEHNNVVEQEKVLEEVEAATIMEGPNGVEANEASKTETAAGPIAALPGVEPVCKAPEIQIQAAGSEKSASAPYEVKRFRLELNQMPVFGEPRVTTVMPVVELNHTPVFAESARIAAMPVIETKGIETVCKNSQIQPPDVSPETSSLVHDAVKCVDIELNQTPFAAPVTIPSESKIAAEGSIPLGTAEPQIPTSDGISNMEYDVEDVIPAAQS, encoded by the exons ATGAATCAACAGATTCAGGGAACAGGCTCTCTATCTTCGTCAGACCCCCCTATGAAGCGAAAACGTGGACGTCCACGTAAGGATGAAAACTTGGCTCCTGCAGAGAACCCAACTGTGATCCCAGGACCTGACAGTTCGAAGAAAACCAAACAGAATGCAAGTACAAGTGATGATGTTGAGAATGAAATGGTAGGCCAGGTAGTCACTGGCGTGATTGAGGGGTCATTTGATGCTGGATATCTTCTGAATGTTAGGGTCGGAGACACCGACACTCAGCTGAGGGGTGTTGTGTTTCTGCAGGAGAAAATCACTCCCATTACTCCAGCAAATGACATTGCTCCTCATATTATGATGTGCAAAAGAAGAGAAATTCCCATACCGCCTCTCAACCCACAATCTCAGCGTTATGAGTCCGCCCACCCATCAGAACAAAGTAATAGGCAACCTGTTGAGGTGAAACCCCAAATACCTACTGTTCCTAACCAAATTCAATCCTCTGTCCCTCAGTCTGGAATCCTGgagtcacttgaaaacaaacCTTTCTCTTTTGTGACTCCGCCGGTTGTGAACTTGCCGAAGAATGATGCAGTCCCGCCCTTGGGAGGAAAAGTCATGCCACAGCAATTTCCGGAACCTGGAACTGATAACCAATCTGCCCCTACTATGCCCAAGCCAGAGCATAATAACGTTGTTGAACAGGAGAAAGTGCTGGAGGAAGTTGAAGCTGCCACAATAATGGAAGGGCCAAATGGTGTAGAGGCCAATGAGGCATCAAAAACAGAAACAGCAGCTGGACCAATTGCTGCCCTACCAGGTGTTGAACCCGTATGTAAGGCTCCTGAAATTCAAATTCAGGCTGCGGGTTCTGAAAAGAGTGCATCGGCTCCTTATGAAGTAAAGAGATTCAGACTTGAACTCAACCAAATGCCTGTATTCGGTGAACCTAGAGTGACCACTGTCATGCCAGTTGTTGAACTCAACCACACGCCTGTATTTGCTGAATCCGCAAGAATTGCTGCCATGCCAGTCATCGAAACCAAAG GCATTGAAACCGTATGCAAGAATTCTCAAATTCAACCTCCAGATGTCAGTCCTGAAACGAGTTCATTGGTTCATGATGCGGTAAAGTGCGTGGACATAGAACTCAACCAAACTCCTTTTGCTGCTCCGGTTACTATACCATCCGAATCAAAGATTGCTGCAGAAGGATCTATTCCTCTGGGAACTGCCGAACCTCAAATCCCTACTTCTGATGGCATTAGCAACATGGAGTATGACGTCGAAGATGTCATTCCAGCTGCACAATCGTAG
- the LOC103446713 gene encoding SWI/SNF complex subunit SWI3B-like, whose translation MATKSAAVDLSSSDTPSKPPPTPLPIPVNPETPTTATPRQTEPRPTSDAYVIHVPSYSSWFSPDHIHHCEVRFLPEFFDSRSPSKSPSLYKYYRNTIVSQSRAVNPSRKLTFTEARKALVGDVGSVRRVFDFLEAWGLINYTPSAPNKPLRWEDKDSSKAAAASSNGGAESPAGGPKDGSSGTNKESPKKRTCNGCKSVCSIACFVSEKNDMTLCARCYVRSNYQIGISSSDFRRVEINEEMGSGWADKDTLHLLEALMHYGDDWRKVAQHVGRSEKECVAHFLMIPFGEEFTGDLDYKQTSGMKEDAADAESGLEGDGDGDGTTPSLSKRMRLTPLADASNPIMAQAAFLSALAGVQVAEAAASAAVTTLCAADYETSKMSVPSLASSARQHEADAELNGDNKTDLDALGAAFVDSNSQLEKEWLDVGRSISGITEVQLREIQKKIIRFEALDLQMEKEWEQLEQMRSMLFVDQMTLLFNKSSAPKTTEGAEEKNVKAN comes from the exons ATGGCTACCAAATCAGCGGCCGTCGACCTCTCCTCCTCCGACACCCCATCCAAACCCCCACCCACTCCACTTCCGATCCCCGTCAATCCGGAGACTCCGACCACCGCCACCCCACGCCAAACTGAACCGCGTCCCACCTCTGACGCCTACGTCATCCACGTCCCCAGCTATTCCAGCTGGTTCTCGCCGGACCACATCCACCACTGCGAGGTCCGATTCCTCCCCGAGTTCTTCGACTCTCGATCCCCTTCCAAAAGCCCTAGCCTCTACAAGTACTATCGCAACACCATCGTCAGCCAATCCAGGGCCGTCAACCCTTCTCGGAAGCTCACCTTCACGGAGGCCCGCAAGGCTCTCGTCGGCGACGTCGGCTCCGTTAGGAGGGTTTTTGATTTCCTGGAGGCGTGGGGTTTGATCAATTACACTCCTTCCGCACCCAACAAGCCCCTCAGGTGGGAGGACAAGGACAGCAGCAAGGCCGCCGCTGCGTCCTCTAATGGCGGCGCTGAATCCCCCGCTGGCGGTCCCAAGGACGGGTCTTCCGGGACCAACAAGGAGAGCCCAAAGAAGAGGACCTGCAATGGCTGCAAGTCTGTTTGCAGCATTGCCTGCTTTGTTTCCGAAAAG AATGACATGACCCTATGTGCAAGGTGCTATGTTCGCAGCAACTATCAGATCGGCATAAGTTCTTCCGATTTCAGGCGGGTTGAAATCAATGAAGAGATGGGGAGTGGCTGGGCTGATAAAGATACTCTGCAtcttctagaagcccttatgCATTATGGCGACGATTGGAGGAAGGTTGCGCAGCATGTCGGGAGAAGTGAGAAGGAATGTGTTGCTCATTTTCTCATGATTCCTTTTGGCGAGGAGTTTACTGGGGATCTGGATTACAAGCAGACTAGTGGAATGAAGGAAGATGCAGCTGATGCTGAATCTGGATTGGagggtgatggtgatggtgacgGTACAACACCGTCCTTAAGTAAAAGAATGCGTCTCACGCCTCTTGCGGATGCAAGCAACCCAATTATGGCTCAGGCCGCCTTTCTGTCAGCACTGGCGGGCGTACAGGTTGCAGAGGCTGCTGCTTCTGCTGCCGTAACAACCCTGTGTGCGGCGGATTATGAAACAAGTAAAATGAGTGTTCCATCTCTGGCTTCGAGCGCAAGACAGCATGAAGCCGATGCTGAATTAAATGGAGACAATAAAACTGACCTGGATGCACTGGGGGCAGCTTTTGTAGATTCAAATTCACAGCTTGAGAAGGAATGGCTGGATGTGGGAAGATCAATATCAGGGATTACAGAAGTACAGCTGAGAGAGATCCAGAAGAAGATTATTCGCTTCGAGGCGTTGGATTTGCAGATGGAGAAAGAATGGGAACAACTGGAGCAAATGAGAAGCATGCTCTTCGTCGATCAGATGACGCTTTTGTTCAACAAAAGTTCTGCTCCAAAAACTACAGAAGGGGCGGAGGAGAAGAATGTAAAAGCGAATTGA